One Drosophila kikkawai strain 14028-0561.14 chromosome 3L, DkikHiC1v2, whole genome shotgun sequence genomic window carries:
- the LOC108072722 gene encoding neurobeachin-like protein 1 isoform X2 has product MDNKKKDIYNLWVQYTTKNDETYFREFVARFVDIWRGQLQLDFRADTCPMWHEVLPDSGPHLGRLPDELLPAIGKFIIIARDACDTAGQLEEGAIERVAVLIDCLVIVCRHFDNILAVIKYEYKPNLIAILSRVFKQQMELPQAVPAISHLFESFSAFLEVMYDPYLTWRSFVRGQTADYSRLSYKPHSVHVEIVPFIYDCFQEEKLIRYAEIGESLLNILGAVICGSQRNGMKAICPATVSITMSILRQWESANSLRRVALNCYALMVIVLQKSSPEERQIDLVTLVQLYCDALQELLATKHFDSGDANFDIASDADQDVVIDMAALSCSVAAVKLFLTGDADEAICESNLMELLIGLPKVIKPWHISHSSSLCSTMEALATLTSYSSQSAAQLRQGERIERLFASLREFGCPTVALLDACFSLGYDDKKHLLLLPEVMLQLLNWVPGLQEREQLHVTNLVLKGCTDNYGTKSVACGSHIIKAVCGCLLEGESLAENCVQNLIKLIEELSKVSIVPAELKAIFALMRQGTKFPQNKQLQQTLVVIALQSLRGSNSCAQYFSIEQAEDGIVVPDIRNWTISGSYGFIFHILVRFNQLKDQSSSSHRRMLLTLQTASGNSGFEVFVQPNGNVVVAALTRREYLTSSIATKTLMDGQWHYLTVAITPPKRPFSYSQINIYVDFVQKLSATLKVQAVNEPFTVCSIGAVVTPTQAGEVTKAGIMPRSSSQESGSSGYKSMLPSLLERTLSANVSNYFTLPMRTQTSFDPNVKNFPIGMQDTVFGEQTCLNGHLGGVLLADPTTSLKTIFDAGANFSSIFSQDNDLLELNSRFVFCYAPGAVWHGTCQDLIPGGKYPGRITAQHCKIVKIQETINSIGGVSAILPILHRLVSSEDQAADISISSLSEESASCAPTPSAEEFTDWEMLSSNSYTEWKMLHQPLASFLCLLRYLTHEHETNQEQLLGSECLAIVGTMLQRCPPALFDVNALMATHLLMESLQGHKSETGGQQLLDALYANIVFDFAIWSRLQFQITLGHAQYLSAMIKNDRKFFRKKYGVQFVLDVVRQYYSTPDSISDEDAKTIRATLFGIIKFYLQKEVNIKEVNALVAFLASVRQDVVLVEFLEMMTFYIRGKNCKDQMVLLLHEPQSANLIYNFFVDKSYTNEIQEAAIRFISGLLATSRVHQKYKQVLRLYDPGRDHSMFPGFFSFITPLSLSSTILFHLVDEMLGLQPDYAGLIFLVYHVSSCDLPVKLEIAKRLLQTTFVKQHSTVAMAKQTGWQESIARLLIRKPITNSPPDEEKRRSFGINMDLVLEDNSSFLAQADLITFSEQEIGLAQLQQQQQEELSDSGLILNEIQASVSEAATVIESEIKELAESVSGAVVENANSLFSVIRQTTHDIQDTFESLTLGSSTDTADGSQTPSIQREESLSSDSSTQSPHGPPKKSDSLESSSAFDFVADGDVDTEEQLVYLVSNTLFNIFWRGIPNDHPHCWQERGQVLGCINLLALNNELITSHLSLRLRILEMAVQASLFDLSEHGSQTLVNQENASHILRMVYELVVLGSNEDESKKCSTKLLDGVLALLDALMIFQQGSSDDWSDMIRLCLGLLLKCSHHPNPGIVAMATAKLHAILQSRSTEDPTELSYLLYSINRALDNAIEVGNPEEYSFLMPVMKALLEKCRFAFNLDSTLPDLPSTSSGPVFFNDFQMYSTSKKWRNFIERMVKPMYDHYQRDIELHLWEPINRFWAECYEACKAASKQRATHQAENRRLFQQKIYMPWKVRQVEEMQRLQAAAVHHKTVDSHIRKRWKTAKRFLYGPRGPWYTGNLDEEFWKLSPHENVARMRLKLEPQLYPNKHENAANLRDNATSAYDTKEISEFDSTIKNAVVRDFLADDESSQLEEELRQLIDTQAQQDVALEKLVMSQDCELITLMTKVKGRIEVNQSVFTFVDLSPPTEDASKHDFRFSTNKIREVHLRKYNLRRSALEIFLVDQTSYFLNFTTKTRNKVFTKIVGLPLPNILYGSGRSPAELLRASGLTQRWINREISNFEYLMYLNTIAGRSYNDLSQYPVFPWILADYTSDVLDLTDPKSFRDLSKPIGCINPKNEAEVRSKYDSFEDPSGAIPKFHYGTHYSNSAGVLHYLLRVEPFTSLHIDLQSGRFDVADRQFHSIPQTWKLLMDNPNDVKELIPEFFYFPEFLKNMNKFDLGHLQITKEKVDDVILPAWATTPEEFIAIHRRALESEYVSQHLHHWIDLIFGYKQKGPKAAEALNVFYYCSYEGAVDLDKITNPVEREAVEGMINNFGQVPSQLLREPHPRRLTQDETALKLVRAELRRPDLTQFLDKVVQYYCELSTPKDPIVYLSPPRSPPRSFLQLSPDVLVSISKSTILGCNSWLSFDKDQGFLLEIDATTANLKNRKRIFGPFHASQPPHSQLFAVSTDGKLLYAGGIWDNSLRVYNLNKGKAVASVTRHLDIITCIALDNCGSYLVTGSRDCTCIVWSIQANQQGGGGGGGSTSNIPVHALTGQSHLQAITQLNTQNSYSPKPRTVLYGHDNAISSVAIYTELDLVVSGSLDGTVNVYTLQEGQFVRTLKPIGCTESCVQISFVTVSYHGHIAFSALDDTSHSVHVYSINGCSLGSKYVSGRVTGLASASDYLVVADDAGDITMSRLHGLKPVFDIPLHVPIQTVVVTPGNTHILAPLRDGRLAVIAVQLPSGGNKKHSVLNV; this is encoded by the exons ATGGACAATAAGAAGAAGGACATCTACAACCTGTGGGTGCAGTACACGACAAAG AACGATGAGACCTACTTCCGGGAGTTTGTGGCCCGCTTTGTGGATATATGGCGGGGACAGCTGCAGCTGGATTTCCGTGCCGACACCTGCCCCATGTGGCATGAGGTCCTGCCAGACAGTGGTCCGCACTTGGGTCGCCTGCCGGACGAACTGCTGCCCGCCATTGgcaagtttattattatagctAGAGATGCCTGCGATACGGCTGGCCAGTTGGAGGAGGGGGCCATCGAACGGGTGGCTGTGCTGATAGACTGCCTGGTGATTGTGTGCCGGCACTTTGACAACATTCTGGCCGTCATCAAGTATGAGTACAAGCCTAATCTGATAGCAATACTTTCGAGGGTTTTTAAGCAG CAAATGGAGCTACCTCAAGCCGTGCCTGCAATTAGTCATCTGTTTGAGAGTTTCTCGGCCTTCCTGGAGGTCATGTATGACCCATATTTGACATGGCGGAGCTTTGTGCGCGGCCAGACGGCAGACTATAGTCGTCTCTCGTACAAGCCTCACTCGGTTCATGTGGAAATTGTGCCCTTTATTTATG ATTGCTTTCAGGAGGAGAAGCTGATTCGTTATGCCGAAATAGGCGAAAGCCTGCTTAACATCCTGGGCGCTGTGATTTGCGGCTCACAG CGTAATGGCATGAAGGCCATTTGCCCTGCCACAGTGTCCATCACCATGAGCATCCTGCGGCAGTGGGAGAGTGCCAATAGTCTGCGGCGCGTGGCCCTCAATTGCTACGCTTTGATGGTTATTGTCCTGCAGAAATCTAGTCCGGAAGAA CGCCAAATAGACCTAGTTACCTTAGTTCAACTCTATTGTGATGCTCTGCAAGAGCTGCTGGCCACCAAGCACTTTGACAGCGGCGATGCCAACTTTGACATAGCCAGCGATGCTGACCAGGATGTGGTCATTGATATGGCCGCCCTCTCGTGCTCAGTGGCAGCTGTAAAACTATTTCTTACCGGCGATGCTGATGAGGCCATTTGTGAATCCAATCTTATGGAGCTGCTCATTGGTCTGCCGAAGGTCATAAAGCCTTGGCACATCTCCCACTCGAGTTCGCTGTGCAGCACCATGGAGGCTCTGGCCACCTTGACCAGTTATTCCTCACAATCTGCTGCCCAGCTGCGTCAAGGTGAACGTATTGAGAGATTGTTTGCCAGCTTGCGGGAGTTTGGTTGTCCAACTGTTGCTTTGCTGGATGCCTGCTTCTCGCTGGGCTACGATGACAAGAAacacctgttgctgctgcccgaggtgatgctgcagctgctcaaTTGGGTGCCTGGGCTGCAGGAGCGAGAGCAGCTGCATGTGACCAATCTTGTGCTCAAGGGCTGCACGGACAACTACGGAAC aaAATCTGTGGCTTGTGGCAGCCACATTATCAAAGCCGTGTGTGGCTGCCTCTTGGAGGGTGAGTCCCTAGCCGAGAACTGTGTTCAGAACTTGATCAAGCTCATCGAGGAGCTGAGTAAGGTCAGCATTGTGCCGGCAGAGCTTAAGGCCATCTTTGCATTAATGCGTCAGGGAACAAAGTTTCCGCAAAACAAGCAACTTCAGCAG ACTCTGGTGGTGATTGCCTTGCAAAGTTTGCGTGGCAGCAATTCCTGCGCTCAGTATTTTTCGATAGAACAGGCAGAAGATGGAATTGTTGTCCCAGACATACGTAACTGGACAATTTCCGGTTCCTATGGCTTCATCTTCCACATTCTGGTGCGCTTTAACCAGCTGAAGGATCAATCCAGCAGCAGTCACCGCCGCATGCTGCTCACCCTGCAAACAGCTAGTGGCAATAGTGGCTTTGAGGTCTTCGTTCAGCCCAATGGCAATGTGGTGGTGGCTGCTCTAACCCGGCGGGAATATCTCACATCTTCTATTGCCACCAAGACCCTGATGGATGGCCAGTGGCACTATCTAACGGTGGCTATAACGCCACCCAAACGACCCTTTTCCTACAGCCAGATCAACATCTATGTGGACTTTGTGCAGAAACTGAGCGCCACACTCAAAGTGCAGGCTGTGAACGAACCCTTTACGGTGTGCTCCATTGGCGCTGTGGTGACGCCAACCCAAGCAGGTGAAGTAACCAAGGCAGGAATTATGCCTAGATCCTCGTCGCAGGAGAGTGGCTCGAGTGGTTACAAAAGCATGTTGCCTAGCCTTTTAGAGCGAACTTTGTCAGCAAAT GTCTCCAACTACTTCACTTTGCCCATGAGAACCCAGACCTCTTTCGATCCCAATGTCAAGAACTTTCCCATTGGCATGCAGGACACGGTGTTTGGAGAGCAAACCTGCCTAAATGGTCACCTGGGGGGAGTCCTACTGGCCGATCCTACCACCAGTTTGAAGACCATCTTCGATGCTGGCGCCAACTTTAGTTCCATATTCTCCCAAGACAATGATCTACTCGAGCTGAACTCTCGCTTCGTTTTCTGCTATGCCCCAGGAGCAGTCTGGCATGGCACCTGTCAGGATCTAATACCAGGCGGCAAGTATCCTGGAAGGATAACAGCCCAGCATTGCAAGATTGTAAAGATCCAGGAGACCATCAACAGCATAGGTGGTGTAAGTGCCATACTGCCCATCCTGCATCGTTTGGTGAGCTCCGAGGACCAGGCGGCAGACATCTCCATCTCTAGCCTGAGCGAGGAATCCGCTTCCTGTGCTCCCACGCCCTCAGCCGAGGAGTTCACCGACTGGGAGATGCTCTCCTCAAACTCCTACACCGAGTGGAAGATGCTGCACCAGCCGCTGGCCAGCTTTCTGTGCCTGCTGCGCTACCTCACCCACGAGCACGAGACGAACCAGGAGCAGCTGCTCGGCAGCGAGTGCTTGGCCATTGTGGGAACCATGCTCCAGCGCTGTCCGCCTGCTCTGTTCGATGTGAATGCCTTGATGGCCACCCATTTGTTGATGGAGTCGCTGCAGGGTCACAAGTCGGAGACAGGCGGTCAGCAGCTCCTGGATGCTTTGTATGCCAACATAGTGTTTGACTTTGCCATCTGGTCGCGTCTGCAGTTCCAAATCACTTTGGGTCATGCCCAGTACCTGAGCGCCATGATCAAGAATGATAGGAAGTTTTTCAGGAAGAAATACGGCGTACAGTTTGTGCTGGACGTGGTGCGTCAGTACTACTCCACTCCGGACAGCATCAGCGACGAGGATGCCAAGACCATTAGGGCCACTCTCTTTGGCATCATCAAGTTTTATCTGCAAAAGGAGGTGAACATCAAGGAGGTGAATGCCTTGGTGGCTTTTCTAGCCTCCGTAAGGCAGGATGTGGTTTTGGTGGAGTTCCTCGAGATGATGACTTTTTATATACGTGGAAAGAACTGCAAGGATCAGATGGTGCTGCTTTTGCATGAACCCCAGTCCGCCAATCTTATCTACAATTTCTTTGTGGACAAGAGCTATACCAATGAGATTCAGGAGGCGGCCATAAGG TTCATCAGCGGTCTCCTGGCCACCTCCCGCGTCCATCAAAAATACAAGCAAGTGCTCCGTTTGTACGATCCGGGTAGAGATCACAGCATGTTCCCCGGCTTCTTCTCCTTCATTACACCTCTTTCCCTGAGCTCCACCATCTTGTTTCATCTGGTAGATGAAATGCTGGGTCTGCAACCGGATTATGCGGGTTTAATCTTCCTGGTTTACCATGTGAGCAGCTGCGATCTGCCCGTTAAACTGGAGATAGCCAAGCGCCTGCTGCAAACTACCTTTGTCAAGCAGCACTCCACTGTGGCAATGGCCAAGCAAACGGGCTGGCAGGAGTCCATAGCTCGCCTGCTCATACGCAAACCCATTACCAATTCACCGCCCGATGAGGAGAAGCGGCGCAGCTTTGGCATCAACATGGACTTGGTGCTGGAGGATAACTCCAGCTTTTTGGCCCAGGCAGATCTTATAACCTTTTCAGAGCAGGAGATTGGACTGGCGCagttgcaacagcagcagcaggaggagctcaGTGACAGTGGTTTAATACTGAATGAGATTCAGGCGAGTGTTTCAGAGGCGGCCACCGTTATAGAGAGTGAAATTAAAG AACTGGCTGAATCTGTTTCCGGAGCTGTGGTGGAGAATGCCAACAGCTTGTTTTCTGTCATCCGACAAACCACTCACGACATCCAAGACACCTTTGAGTCCTTGACTTTGGGTAGCTCCACAGACACCGCCGATGGTTCTCAGACACCTTCTATACAGCGAGAGGAGTCCCTGAGCTCGGATAGCTCCACTCAATCGCCGCATGGACCGCCCAAAAAAAGCGATTCCCTGGAG AGCTCTTCTGCCTTTGATTTTGTGGCCGATGGCGATGTGGACACTGAAGAGCAGTTGGTGTATCTAGTCTCAAATACCCTCTTCAATATTTTCTGGCGGGGAATACCCAACGATCATCCTCACTGCTGGCAGGAGCGTGGCCAGGTCTTGGGCTGCATCAATCTTCTGGCTTTAAATAACGAGCTAATCACCTCGCATCTCTCGCTGCGCCTGCGCATCCTGGAGATGGCCGTGCAGGCCTCGCTCTTTGATCTCTCCGAGCATGGCAGTCAGACTTTGGTGAACCAGGAGAATGCCTCGCACATCCTGCGCATGGTCTACGAACTGGTGGTGCTCGGCTCCAATGAGGATGAATCAAAGAAGTGCTCCACCAAACTTCTAGATGGAGTTCTGGCTCTGCTAGATGCTCTGATGATCTTCCAGCAGGGTTCCTCGGATGATTGGTCTGATATGATTCGTCTGTGCTTGGGCCTGCTGCTCAAGTGTTCGCATCATCCGAATCCTGGCATTGTGGCCATGGCCACAGCCAAGCTGCATGCCATACTCCAGAGTCGTTCCACCGAGGATCCCACGGAGCTATCTTATCTCTTGTACAGCATCAACAGGGCCTTGGATAATGCCATTGAAG TGGGCAACCCGGAGGAGTACTCCTTCTTGATGCCTGTGATGAAGGCTTTGCTGGAGAAATGCCGCTTTGCCTTCAATTTGGACTCTACTCTTCCGGATCTGCCTTCCACCTCTTCGGGTCCTGTGTTCTTCAACGATTTCCAGATGTACAGCACTAGTAAAAAGTGGCGAAACTTTATTGAGCGCATG GTAAAACCCATGTACGATCACTATCAACGCGACATCGAGTTGCATCTGTGGGAGCCCATCAATCGATTCTGGGCGGAATGCTATGAGGCCTGTAAGGCCGCCTCCAAGCAGCGGGCAACACATCAGGCAGAGAATCGGCGCCTGTTCCAGCAGAAGATCTACATGCCGTGGAAGGTGCGGCAGGTGGAGGAGATGCAGCGCCTTCAGGCGGCGGCAGTGCACCACAAGACCGTCGACAGTCACATACGGAAGCGGTGGAAGACGGCCAAGCGTTTCTTGTACGGCCCCCGAGGTCCCTGGTATACCGG AAATTTGGACGAGGAATTCTGGAAATTATCTCCCCATGAAAATGTGGCAAGGATGCGTTTGAAACTGGAGCCCCAACTATATCCCAACAAGCACGAAAATGCCGCCAATCTGCGGGACAATGCAACCAGTGCCTATGACACCAA GGAAATCTCCGAGTTTGATTCCACCATCAAGAATGCAGTGGTTCGCGATTTCCTGGCCGACGATGAGAGCTCTCAGCTGGAGGAAGAGCTGCGCCAGCTGATAGACACCCAGGCGCAACAGGATGTGGCTTTGGAGAAGCTGGTGATGTCGCAGGATTGTGAACTCATTACGCTGATGACCAAGGTCAAGGGTCGCATTGAGGTCAACCAAAGCGTGTTTACCTTTGTGGATCTAAGTCCACCTACGGAAGATGCCTCCAAGCATGACTTTAGATTCTCCACAAACAAGATACGCGAAGTGCATCTAAGGAAGTACAATCTGCGCAGGAGTGCTCTGGAAATCTTCCTGGTGGATCAAACCAGTTACTTCTTGAACTTTACCACAAAG ACCCGCAATAAAGTCTTTACCAAAATCGTGGGTCTACCTCTGCCAAATATATTGTATGGCTCTGGCAGATCTCCGGCTGAGCTGCTGAGGGCCTCTGGCCTCACCCAGAGATGGATCAATCGGGAGATCTCCAACTTTGAATATCTGATGTACCTGAACACTATCGCAGGACGATCTTATAATGATTTGAGCCAGTACCCCGTCTTCCCCTGGATCCTGGCAGACTACACCAGTGATGTCCTGGACCTAACCGATCCCAAGTCATTCCGTGACCTGTCCAAACCCATAGGATGT ATAAACCCCAAAAACGAGGCTGAGGTGCGCAGCAAGTACGATTCTTTCGAGGATCCCTCCGGTGCCATACCCAAGTTCCACTATGGCACTCACTACTCCAACTCAGCCGGCGTCTTGCACTATTTACTGCGCGTAGAACCCTTCACCTCGCTGCACATTGACCTGCAAAGCGGACGCTTTGATGTGGCTGACAGACAATTCCATTCGATACCACAGACATGGAAGCTGCTAATGGACAATCCCAACGATGTTAAGGAGCTGATTCCGGAGTTCTTTTACTTTCCGGAGTTTCTCAAGAACATGAACAA ATTCGACTTGGGTCACTTGCAAATCACCAAAGAAAAGGTGGACGATGTAATACTGCCCGCCTGGGCCACCACGCCCGAGGAGTTTATAGCCATACACCGGCGAGCCTTGGAATCGGAGTATGTGAGCCAGCATCTACATCACTGGATAGATTTGATCTTTGGTTATAAGCAAAAGGGACCCAAGGCAGCAGAGGCCTTGAACGTGTTTTATTATTGCTCGTATGAAGGAGCCGTGGATCTGGATAAGATCACCAATCCCGTGGAACGGGAGGCCGTGGAAG gcATGATTAACAACTTTGGCCAGGTGCCCTCCCAATTGCTAAGGGAACCGCATCCTCGACGCCTCACCCAGGATGAGACTGCCTTAAAGCTGGTTCGTGCCGAGCTTCGGCGACCGGATCTCACCCAGTTTTTGGACAAAGTGGTGCAGTATTACTGCGAATTGTCCACGCCCAAGGATCCCATTGTGTACCTCAGTCCTCCACGCAGTCCTCCGAGATCCTTCCTGCAGCTAAGTCCCGATGTTCTAGTCAGTATATCCAAATCCACCATATTGGGCTGCAATTCCTGGCTGTCCTTCGATAAGGATCAGGGTTTCTTGCTGGAAATTGATGCTACCACGGCCAATCTCAA GAACCGCAAGCGCATCTTTGGACCCTTCCACGCCTCACAGCCGCCGCACTCACAGCTCTTTGCCGTAAGCACGGATGGCAAGCTCCTGTATGCCGGTGGCATTTGGGATAACTCTCTGAGGGTTTACAATCTCAACAAGGGCAAGGCCGTGGCCTCGGTGACCCGCCACTTGGACATCATCACCTGCATAGCCCTTGACAACTGTGGCTCGTATTTGGTGACGGGTTCGAGGGACTGCACTTGTATAGTGTGGAGCATTCAGGCGAATCAGCAgggtggcggtggtggtggtggctccACCAGCAACATCCCCGTGCATGCGCTCACAGGGCAGTCGCATCTGCAGGCCATCACGCAGCTAAACACACAGAACAGCTACTCACCCAAGCCAAGGACCGTGCTTTATGGCCACGACAATGCCATCTCCAGTGTGGCCATCTACACGGAGCTGGATCTGGTGGTCTCTGGCTCGCTG GATGGCACTGTGAATGTGTACACGCTGCAGGAGGGTCAGTTTGTGAGGACACTCAAGCCCATTGGCTGCACCGAGTCCTGTGTGCAAATATCCTTTGTTACTGTTTCCTATCACG GTCACATTGCCTTCAGCGCCTTGGATGATACCTCGCATTCGGTGCATGTTTATAGCATTAATGGCTGCAGTCTGGGCTCCAAGTATGTGTCCGGCCGGGTCACGGGTTTGGCCAGTGCCTCGGACTACCTGGTGGTGGCCGATGATGCCGGCGATATAACCATGAGCAGGTTACACGG GCTGAAGCCCGTTTTTGACATTCCGCTGCACGTGCCCATCCAGACGGTGGTGGTGACGCCGGGCAACACCCACATCCTGGCGCCACTCCGGGACGGTCGTCTGGCGGTCATCGCCGTGCAGCTGCCATCCGGCGGCAACAAGAAGCATTCCGTGCTCAATGTTTAG